A window of the Hordeum vulgare subsp. vulgare chromosome 5H, MorexV3_pseudomolecules_assembly, whole genome shotgun sequence genome harbors these coding sequences:
- the LOC123395012 gene encoding NDR1/HIN1-like protein 1, translating to MGKDCGNHGDDHLRNGCRRLLAVLLGLAFIVAIIALIVYLVLRPTHPRFFLQDASLRQLNLSNSSGLLSTSLQVTVASRNPNDRVGVYYDRLDVYASYKYQQITVAASLPPVYQGHGDVDVWSPVLDGPNVPFAPYLASAISQDCQAGYLILQVKIDGRVRWKVGSWISGHYHLFVTCPAFLVTSGGNGAPGASGFKFQTTTYCHVEV from the coding sequence ATGGGCAAGGACTGCGGCAACCACGGCGACGACCACCTCCGGAACGGCTGCCGGCGCCTCCTGGCCGTGCTCCTGGGCCTGGCgttcatcgtcgccatcatcgccCTCATCGTCTACCTGGTGCTCCGCCCCACCCACCCGCGCTTTTTCCTCCAGGACGCCTCCCTCCGGCAGCTCAACCTCTCCAACTCCTCGGGCCTCCTGTCCACCTCCCTCCAGGTCACCGTTGCCTCCCGCAACCCCAACGACCGGGTTGGTGTCTACTACGACCGCCTCGACGTCTACGCCTCCTACAAATACCAACAGATCACTGTCGCCGCCTCGCTCCCGCCGGTCTACCAGGGCCACGGCGACGTCGACGTATGGTCGCCGGTGCTCGACGGGCCCAACGTGCCCTTCGCACCCTACCTCGCCAGCGCCATCTCCCAGGACTGCCAGGCGGGCTACCTCATCCTCCAGGTCAAGATCGACGGCCGCGTCAGGTGGAAGGTCGGCAGCTGGATCTCTGGCCACTACCACCTCTTCGTCACCTGCCCTGCCTTCCTCGTCACCAGCGGCGGCAACGGCGCACCAGGGGCTAGTGGGTTCAAGTTCCAGACGACCACTTACTGCCACGTAGAGGTCTAG